The Pedobacter mucosus genome window below encodes:
- a CDS encoding response regulator, with amino-acid sequence MKKKVLVIEDNNDIRESTAELLVLAGYETFTAKHGKDGVDLAIRHLPDIILCDIMMPELDGYGVLYLLNKNPATANIPFIFITAKTERADMRKGMEMGADDYLTKPFDDIELFKAIESRFKKKQESSYFKGNATADESMLDELIQKGKSKFIPNKQIIYVEGDEPTHLFYLLNGQVKVYKCHKDGRELSSHLYQAGDFFGYESLCNGETYADNAATLAQSNIVQINKADFMEYLFNHQTVSKKFISLLSANVRDQGKQLLQMAYFSVRKRVAEALLQVAVKFGDQKLDSCTIKISRDDLAALVGTASETISRMLADFKDEKLIDKTGNAINILSIQKLKNIKQ; translated from the coding sequence AAAGGTTTTAGTAATTGAAGATAATAACGACATCAGAGAGAGTACCGCCGAATTATTAGTTTTAGCTGGTTATGAAACTTTTACTGCCAAACACGGAAAAGACGGGGTTGATTTAGCAATAAGGCATCTCCCTGATATTATTCTCTGCGATATTATGATGCCCGAATTGGATGGTTATGGCGTTTTGTATCTGTTAAATAAAAATCCTGCGACTGCTAATATTCCATTCATTTTTATTACTGCAAAAACAGAAAGAGCAGATATGCGAAAGGGCATGGAAATGGGTGCTGATGATTATTTGACCAAGCCTTTTGATGATATTGAATTATTTAAAGCTATAGAAAGTCGATTTAAAAAGAAACAGGAGTCTTCGTATTTTAAAGGCAACGCTACTGCCGACGAATCGATGCTAGATGAACTTATTCAGAAAGGAAAGTCGAAATTTATTCCAAATAAGCAGATTATTTATGTGGAAGGAGATGAACCGACTCATCTTTTTTACCTGCTTAACGGTCAGGTCAAAGTTTATAAATGTCATAAAGATGGTCGGGAACTTTCATCTCATTTATATCAAGCTGGCGATTTTTTTGGTTATGAAAGCTTGTGTAATGGCGAAACATATGCTGATAATGCTGCAACATTAGCACAATCTAATATTGTTCAAATTAATAAGGCCGACTTTATGGAATATTTATTTAATCACCAAACGGTATCAAAGAAATTTATATCGTTGCTTTCTGCAAACGTTCGCGACCAAGGAAAGCAATTGCTGCAAATGGCCTACTTTTCTGTTCGAAAACGTGTTGCTGAAGCATTGCTGCAAGTTGCAGTTAAATTTGGAGATCAAAAATTAGATAGTTGTACCATAAAAATTTCAAGAGATGACCTTGCAGCTTTAGTTGGAACAGCAAGCGAAACTATAAGTAGAATGCTGGCCGATTTTAAAGATGAAAAACTAATTGATAAAACCGGCAACGCTATAAATATTCTCTCCATACAAAAGCTTAAAAACATTAAGCAGTAA
- a CDS encoding coproporphyrinogen III oxidase, with protein sequence MINSTLLKNYNIAEPSFIRNPIVPYLENAKITQSSWIKAVLKTHHNYKNEGISLYIQHPICENVVACEDDIMQNQAMVQAYLKALIKEWKMYVKILGEMPKINKIHFGGQAFAFFNPKNLDQLLKGILLNATLVSDAAISFKAHPANTTMAHLEVLHKFGFKRLDLGVRELNSSGQLLNNHQSLLLHVAEITNAARTIGYNFINFELPYGLPGQSISGLTNTIIKAVRLQPDQIFFNPYDHVSWIKRSQSQYEEKNIPIGDEKFALYQLGKVLLQESGYKDIGMSHFVAKDRSSQTIINQKSQRSFVEYTNQLTHSRIGLGVSAISDSWGAFAKNPKTTEVYFGKIAKGILPFINGHLLNQRDIGIRKHIFNIVCEEKTLYNDGIPEEVYCRLLPLIRNRLISITEKEIKVNTKGKFFIGNICMALDEKLWLKNQESELLV encoded by the coding sequence ATGATAAATTCAACGCTCTTAAAAAATTACAATATCGCCGAACCAAGTTTTATTAGAAACCCAATTGTTCCTTACTTAGAGAATGCAAAAATTACCCAAAGCAGTTGGATAAAAGCGGTTCTAAAAACCCATCATAACTATAAAAACGAAGGTATAAGTTTATATATTCAACACCCAATTTGCGAAAACGTAGTTGCTTGCGAAGATGATATCATGCAAAACCAGGCGATGGTGCAAGCATACCTAAAGGCTTTAATAAAGGAATGGAAAATGTATGTAAAGATTTTAGGCGAAATGCCAAAAATTAATAAAATTCATTTTGGCGGTCAAGCTTTTGCCTTTTTTAATCCGAAAAATTTGGATCAATTGTTAAAAGGAATTTTATTAAACGCCACTTTGGTTTCTGATGCAGCGATTTCTTTTAAGGCACATCCAGCAAATACAACCATGGCGCATTTAGAGGTTTTACATAAATTTGGTTTTAAAAGATTAGATCTTGGTGTTCGAGAACTTAATTCGAGTGGTCAACTGTTAAATAATCATCAGTCTTTGTTATTACATGTTGCCGAAATTACAAATGCAGCAAGAACGATTGGTTACAATTTTATAAACTTTGAGTTACCCTATGGCTTGCCTGGGCAAAGCATTTCCGGTTTAACAAATACGATTATTAAAGCAGTGCGCTTGCAACCTGATCAAATTTTCTTTAATCCTTATGATCATGTTTCGTGGATTAAGCGAAGCCAAAGCCAATATGAAGAAAAAAATATTCCAATTGGAGATGAAAAATTTGCCTTGTATCAATTGGGGAAAGTTTTGCTTCAAGAAAGCGGCTACAAAGATATTGGCATGAGTCATTTTGTAGCTAAAGACCGTTCATCGCAAACCATTATAAACCAAAAATCGCAGCGATCTTTTGTAGAATATACCAATCAGCTAACTCATTCGCGCATCGGTTTAGGGGTTTCGGCGATCAGTGATAGTTGGGGAGCTTTTGCAAAAAATCCAAAAACAACAGAAGTTTACTTCGGTAAAATCGCTAAGGGAATACTCCCTTTTATTAACGGTCATTTGCTTAACCAGAGAGACATCGGAATTAGAAAGCACATTTTTAATATCGTGTGCGAAGAAAAAACTTTGTACAATGATGGAATTCCTGAAGAAGTTTATTGCAGACTTTTGCCCTTAATTAGAAATAGACTTATCTCAATAACGGAAAAAGAAATTAAAGTAAACACTAAAGGAAAGTTTTTTATTGGAAATATCTGTATGGCTTTAGATGAAAAGTTATGGCTCAAGAATCAGGAGTCAGAACTTTTAGTTTAA
- a CDS encoding response regulator transcription factor, whose amino-acid sequence MKKIILADDHKVIRDGLKMLLESTHEYQVVFEAGNGQEVIDAINGGIIPDLIISDINMPNMDGITMVTNIKLNHPEIPVLIISMLEDDTHLHSVIKAGANAFLTKSVDAEELFFGIKKVLAGEKYVCSSLAVKIIEKVIAREVSEPALLNGTEFSSREIEILQLIGKGLTNAEMADKLFISRRTVEGHRQNLIDKTGARNTAVLMRFAYTKGLID is encoded by the coding sequence ATGAAAAAAATCATTTTAGCAGATGATCACAAAGTGATTAGAGATGGTTTAAAAATGTTGTTGGAGTCTACTCATGAGTATCAAGTTGTGTTCGAGGCTGGAAATGGACAAGAAGTTATCGACGCAATTAATGGAGGAATTATACCTGATCTTATAATTTCTGATATTAATATGCCAAACATGGATGGCATTACAATGGTAACTAATATCAAACTTAACCATCCAGAAATACCAGTTCTTATTATATCAATGCTCGAAGATGATACACATCTCCATAGCGTAATCAAAGCTGGAGCAAATGCGTTTTTAACAAAATCAGTAGATGCAGAAGAGCTTTTTTTTGGGATAAAAAAAGTTTTAGCTGGCGAGAAATATGTGTGCTCCAGCTTGGCAGTTAAAATTATTGAAAAAGTGATTGCTCGTGAGGTATCTGAGCCAGCACTTTTGAATGGAACTGAATTTTCATCAAGAGAAATAGAAATTCTTCAGCTTATTGGAAAAGGATTAACAAACGCAGAAATGGCTGATAAACTTTTTATAAGCAGACGTACTGTTGAAGGGCACAGACAAAATTTAATAGATAAAACAGGCGCTCGTAATACCGCAGTGCTGATGAGATTTGCCTATACAAAAGGACTGATAGACTAA
- a CDS encoding sensor histidine kinase, giving the protein MQQDSDQQIFFEMGKLSKDGYFIFDLNVGSFTYLNSAFCTIFDLERAVIINDPKSLFKQFHKEDNEHLIDCYHEFLKNKKAKKYVFKLALDFQQEKYIKCSIFYLSDNGKQSVSGIVEDITVEMNNKIHIEQINGRKNVTLEVLSHDLKEPLGMIKLTASSLVSRLGKLQEEEFRTSLKFISDMCERNLKLVKSMINHEFLKSAVVAIKKERADLVWEIKDIVRFYSRSHLSEIRTFNFTYSHEKIFLMLDSMKFLQVINNLISNSIKFTSDGGVIGVHAEDRETTVVISVTDNGIGIPQEIRKNLFEHSKEVLRKGLNGEESGGLGMNIIKEIVDLHNGRIWLVSEVGVGTTFYIELPKN; this is encoded by the coding sequence ATGCAGCAAGATTCTGATCAACAAATTTTTTTTGAAATGGGTAAGCTGTCCAAAGATGGATATTTTATATTTGATCTTAACGTAGGCAGCTTTACCTATTTAAATAGTGCGTTCTGCACAATTTTTGACTTGGAAAGAGCGGTTATAATTAATGATCCTAAGTCTTTATTTAAACAATTTCACAAAGAGGATAATGAACATCTAATTGATTGTTATCACGAGTTTTTAAAGAACAAAAAAGCCAAAAAGTATGTATTTAAGCTTGCTTTAGATTTTCAACAGGAAAAATATATTAAATGTTCCATATTTTATTTAAGTGATAATGGCAAACAATCGGTTTCTGGTATTGTAGAAGATATCACGGTCGAGATGAATAATAAAATTCATATTGAGCAAATAAACGGTCGTAAAAATGTTACGCTAGAGGTACTTTCACATGATTTGAAAGAGCCATTGGGCATGATAAAATTAACTGCTTCATCATTAGTTAGTAGACTTGGTAAATTACAAGAGGAAGAATTTAGGACTTCTTTAAAATTTATTAGTGATATGTGTGAGCGAAATTTGAAGCTGGTGAAAAGTATGATTAATCACGAATTTCTGAAATCGGCAGTTGTCGCCATTAAAAAAGAAAGAGCAGATTTAGTTTGGGAAATTAAGGATATAGTTCGCTTTTATAGTCGTTCCCATTTAAGCGAAATTAGAACTTTCAATTTTACTTATTCGCACGAAAAGATTTTTTTAATGCTTGATAGCATGAAATTTCTACAAGTAATCAATAACCTAATATCAAATTCAATAAAGTTTACGAGCGACGGTGGGGTAATTGGTGTGCATGCTGAAGATCGTGAAACAACTGTGGTGATATCAGTTACTGATAATGGTATTGGAATACCTCAAGAAATTAGAAAAAATTTATTTGAGCACAGTAAAGAAGTTTTAAGAAAAGGCTTGAATGGTGAAGAATCTGGCGGATTGGGCATGAATATTATTAAAGAAATTGTCGACCTGCATAATGGCAGGATTTGGTTAGTTAGTGAAGTAGGAGTGGGAACAACATTCTATATAGAGTTGCCCAAAAATTGA
- a CDS encoding RNA polymerase sigma factor, which translates to MTQAEFSEIINLHAESLHSHALHFTKDFDDANDLLQDTLLKATRFISKFEDGTNIKGWLFVIMKNTYINSYNKNLKRRDNTIQEDEISSANLHHSASSNAAVSSFAMQDIQIALKQLPESYAIPFIRYFEGYKYQEIADELCLPIGTVKTHIHQARMQLKKYLKQYIDK; encoded by the coding sequence ATGACTCAAGCCGAATTCAGTGAAATAATCAATTTACATGCAGAATCTTTGCACTCGCATGCACTGCATTTTACTAAAGATTTTGATGACGCCAATGATTTATTGCAAGACACTTTATTAAAAGCAACTCGCTTTATTTCGAAATTTGAAGATGGCACTAACATTAAAGGTTGGCTTTTTGTAATTATGAAGAATACGTATATCAATAGTTACAATAAAAATTTAAAGCGCCGAGACAACACCATTCAAGAAGATGAAATAAGTTCTGCAAATTTACATCATAGCGCTTCATCGAACGCAGCAGTAAGTTCTTTTGCTATGCAGGATATTCAGATTGCTTTAAAGCAATTGCCAGAAAGTTATGCGATTCCTTTTATCAGGTATTTTGAAGGATATAAATACCAGGAAATTGCTGATGAACTTTGCCTGCCAATTGGAACGGTAAAAACGCATATTCATCAAGCAAGAATGCAGCTGAAAAAATACCTTAAACAATATATCGATAAGTAA
- a CDS encoding response regulator, with the protein MLNISSRIKKILAVDDDASVLELIPLIFESYLVKGISTIENLDKVIGDFKPDIILLDIVMGNIDGRTICNQLKNSLITAHIPVILLTASILKPDSIPCKSDAILEKPFDIYQLEALVERLIL; encoded by the coding sequence GTGTTAAATATTTCATCCAGAATAAAAAAGATTTTAGCTGTAGATGATGATGCGTCAGTGCTTGAATTAATTCCCTTAATTTTTGAAAGTTACTTGGTAAAAGGAATTTCTACCATAGAAAATTTAGATAAAGTTATAGGTGATTTTAAACCAGATATTATTTTGCTTGATATAGTTATGGGTAATATCGATGGACGAACAATTTGTAATCAGCTAAAAAATAGCCTAATAACGGCTCATATTCCAGTTATATTACTTACCGCATCAATTCTCAAACCCGATTCCATTCCCTGCAAATCAGATGCGATTCTAGAAAAACCTTTTGATATTTATCAATTAGAAGCTTTAGTGGAGCGACTAATTTTATAA
- a CDS encoding glycosyltransferase gives MLKINSKLFPKAVKQNLKISVIVPVKDEEEFIFNTLEALRLQEDHFGNPLDKNIYEVLILINNSTDESFLICTEFALNHPEFNLQIANINLSKEIAFIGTVRKMMMDEACERLMSIGANKGIIASTDGDSEVDKNWVYCIINEMEKGVDVVGGRIYPKQVPEDTRWPHLRDVTYRFLASKLESIIDQSTYDPWPRHFQCYGASVAVTCEIYQKVGGMPPLPFLEDEEFRRLLKRIDAKIRKSPSVKIYTSSRFVGRVEFGFSVQLKQWTEMHFAKQEQLVESLDSLSYKFINKRKLRILWELNKQNTILAEDLLNCSLALSVAHNWLADKFFSSVYFEGLWEDIEDQLRLTENKNINRTTIGQAISELRMYFSADKNLKVVQEQSTKSNLSSGLAV, from the coding sequence ATGTTAAAAATCAACAGTAAGCTCTTTCCTAAAGCTGTAAAGCAGAATCTTAAAATCAGTGTAATTGTTCCGGTAAAAGACGAGGAGGAATTTATTTTTAATACACTCGAAGCCTTACGTCTTCAGGAAGATCACTTTGGAAACCCACTTGATAAAAATATATATGAGGTTTTAATTTTGATTAATAATTCTACTGATGAAAGTTTTTTAATCTGTACAGAATTTGCTTTAAACCATCCTGAATTTAATCTTCAAATTGCCAACATTAATCTTTCTAAAGAGATCGCTTTTATTGGTACAGTTAGAAAAATGATGATGGATGAAGCTTGTGAACGCTTAATGTCTATTGGTGCAAATAAGGGAATAATTGCATCAACCGATGGCGACAGCGAAGTAGATAAAAACTGGGTTTATTGCATTATTAACGAAATGGAAAAGGGTGTAGATGTAGTTGGTGGTAGGATTTATCCGAAACAAGTTCCAGAAGATACCCGATGGCCTCACCTTCGAGATGTAACTTATAGATTTCTTGCCAGTAAACTAGAATCGATCATTGATCAATCAACTTATGATCCATGGCCGCGTCATTTTCAATGTTACGGTGCAAGTGTAGCCGTTACTTGCGAAATTTATCAAAAAGTGGGTGGAATGCCTCCATTGCCTTTTTTAGAGGATGAAGAATTTCGAAGATTATTAAAAAGAATTGATGCGAAAATACGAAAATCTCCTTCAGTTAAAATTTACACTTCATCGAGATTTGTTGGTCGAGTTGAATTCGGTTTTTCTGTTCAACTTAAGCAATGGACAGAAATGCATTTTGCCAAACAGGAACAGTTGGTAGAATCACTTGATTCGTTATCCTATAAATTTATTAATAAAAGGAAACTCCGGATACTTTGGGAATTAAATAAGCAAAATACCATTCTTGCAGAGGATCTTTTGAACTGTAGTTTAGCATTATCGGTAGCACATAATTGGCTTGCTGATAAGTTTTTTTCATCGGTTTATTTCGAAGGTTTATGGGAAGATATTGAAGATCAATTGCGCTTAACTGAAAATAAAAACATTAATAGAACTACAATCGGACAAGCCATATCAGAACTGAGAATGTATTTTTCTGCGGATAAAAATTTAAAAGTTGTGCAAGAACAAAGTACAAAATCCAACCTTTCTTCAGGTTTGGCCGTATGA
- a CDS encoding glycosyltransferase encodes MDFRVAFYVHHHGLGHYRRAVQIAEKLIQHQPVLLGSNLKIQSKNLNKAIAIVDLPLDTPTTDDVNYSNGTLVDELHYAPLNINGLSERAAILSDFFAKNGPLILIVDVSVEVTLLARLCGIPTIVIRQHGIRSDPAHLMAYKCAELLIAPYGKNLNRSANKWITKKTLFSGGFSRLDTIKKEDETAPNNQISIIIGKGGSSLNVNTVSKIAAKCQTFTFHVLGDVLDNDKPNLSNVVFYDFADDVFEIITKCSLVIGNTGHNSVMEVASLNKRFIGIPEPRPFDEQLEKAASLKNINGYLTVLPEEIESIDWNFLINKMLLITPNWKNTIDSNALDNIANAIQSLGNKLYHK; translated from the coding sequence ATGGATTTTAGGGTAGCATTTTATGTTCACCATCATGGTTTAGGTCATTACAGGCGGGCAGTTCAAATAGCAGAAAAATTAATTCAGCATCAACCTGTTTTATTGGGTAGTAATCTAAAAATCCAATCCAAAAATTTAAATAAAGCGATCGCTATTGTTGATTTACCTTTAGATACGCCAACAACTGATGATGTAAATTATAGCAACGGAACACTTGTTGATGAATTACATTATGCGCCTTTAAACATAAATGGCCTAAGCGAAAGGGCGGCCATTTTAAGTGATTTTTTTGCTAAAAACGGTCCGTTGATATTAATTGTTGATGTTTCTGTTGAGGTAACTTTGTTAGCCAGGTTATGCGGAATTCCGACAATTGTGATTCGCCAACATGGAATTAGAAGCGATCCTGCACACCTTATGGCGTACAAATGTGCCGAATTATTGATTGCACCATATGGCAAAAACTTAAATCGATCAGCAAATAAATGGATAACGAAAAAAACTTTATTTTCTGGAGGATTTTCAAGATTAGATACGATTAAAAAAGAAGATGAGACCGCACCAAATAATCAAATATCCATTATTATTGGTAAAGGTGGCAGCTCCTTAAATGTAAATACCGTTTCAAAAATTGCAGCAAAATGCCAAACATTTACATTTCATGTTTTAGGTGATGTTTTGGATAATGATAAACCCAATTTATCAAATGTTGTTTTCTACGATTTCGCTGATGATGTGTTTGAAATTATAACCAAATGCAGTTTAGTTATCGGCAATACTGGGCATAATTCGGTAATGGAAGTAGCCTCTTTGAATAAACGATTCATAGGAATTCCCGAACCACGACCATTCGACGAGCAGTTGGAAAAGGCCGCATCATTAAAAAACATCAATGGCTACCTTACCGTTTTACCTGAAGAAATTGAATCTATAGATTGGAATTTCCTAATCAATAAAATGCTGCTTATTACTCCTAACTGGAAAAATACAATTGATAGTAATGCCTTAGATAACATCGCAAATGCTATTCAAAGTTTAGGCAATAAACTTTATCATAAATAA
- a CDS encoding bifunctional PIG-L family deacetylase/class I SAM-dependent methyltransferase — MQVFDSQKFRLSAVEVDQDFLKSIERCLILSPHPDDESLGCGGLIAKLAENNCDIKIILTTDGSKSHPNSQKYPSKLLTELRYKEVKAALKILGVNQDKIIFYNGNDSALPALGETKFNENVERLSTDILSFKPQLILVPYELDPHRDHRATWQMLHQTLLKQTKFKTTIWEYPIWLYQNASIEDLPNLKPGELKHLDITEFSSQKEQAIFAHVSQTTRLIDDDPEGFMLVSEMIANFTNGKEYFMERSKLNGGSTLPKNYFESLYTENPDPWDFEKSEYEKEKYQRTISAIPEGRHHSALEIGCSIGVLTQMIAEKCDQLLSIDISEQALETAKNRLKAYQNVEFKVAAIPDQFPEGKRDLIMMSEVGYYLSVEDLNSTISIIEENLNPDGILVLVHWTHFVHDYPLSGDEVHDAFAKSSLAHLKADRTADYRLDVYQKKNI, encoded by the coding sequence ATGCAAGTATTCGATAGTCAAAAATTTAGATTAAGTGCGGTAGAAGTTGATCAAGATTTCTTAAAATCAATAGAACGATGCTTGATTCTTTCGCCACATCCTGACGATGAATCGCTTGGCTGTGGCGGACTCATCGCAAAATTAGCCGAAAATAACTGCGACATTAAAATAATTTTGACCACAGATGGAAGCAAATCACACCCAAATAGTCAAAAATATCCTTCAAAATTATTAACCGAACTTCGTTATAAAGAAGTTAAAGCGGCACTGAAAATACTGGGTGTAAATCAAGATAAAATAATTTTTTACAATGGAAATGATTCTGCTCTGCCGGCTTTGGGAGAGACAAAATTCAATGAAAATGTGGAACGTCTTTCTACAGATATTTTAAGTTTCAAGCCGCAGTTGATATTGGTTCCGTACGAACTTGATCCACACCGAGATCATCGTGCAACCTGGCAAATGCTCCACCAAACTTTACTTAAACAAACTAAATTTAAAACTACAATTTGGGAATATCCGATTTGGCTATATCAAAATGCATCTATTGAAGATTTGCCAAATTTAAAACCAGGAGAATTAAAACACCTCGATATTACTGAATTTTCTAGTCAAAAAGAGCAAGCAATTTTTGCTCATGTATCGCAAACCACACGATTAATTGATGATGATCCAGAGGGTTTTATGCTTGTCTCGGAGATGATTGCAAACTTTACCAATGGAAAAGAATATTTTATGGAAAGATCAAAACTAAATGGTGGTAGCACGCTGCCAAAAAACTATTTCGAAAGCCTGTATACTGAAAATCCTGATCCATGGGATTTTGAAAAAAGCGAATACGAAAAAGAAAAATATCAGCGAACAATTAGTGCAATTCCTGAAGGAAGACATCATTCAGCATTGGAAATTGGCTGTTCTATTGGAGTACTTACTCAAATGATTGCTGAAAAATGCGATCAATTATTATCAATCGATATTAGTGAACAGGCTTTAGAAACGGCAAAAAACAGGCTTAAGGCATATCAAAATGTTGAATTTAAAGTCGCTGCAATACCAGATCAATTTCCAGAAGGGAAAAGAGATTTGATTATGATGAGCGAAGTTGGTTATTACCTTTCTGTTGAAGATCTTAACTCAACTATTAGCATAATTGAAGAAAATCTTAATCCTGATGGTATTTTAGTTTTAGTGCATTGGACTCATTTTGTACATGATTATCCATTAAGCGGAGATGAAGTTCATGATGCTTTTGCAAAGAGTTCGCTTGCGCATTTAAAGGCCGATCGTACAGCTGATTATCGTCTTGATGTTTATCAGAAAAAGAATATTTAA
- a CDS encoding acyl-CoA dehydrogenase family protein: protein MTEATIAQPKNITEKIALALKKISANATLSDDPQVAAEQEINWLREAGALEMVLPNGDLDFCEENTPQLLQHLKDVGKANLSIGRIYEGHINALYLIHLYASEIQKEKWYNEVRKGCLFGIWNTQANNGIQVISNLDSMEIMGAKTFCSGAAMVKYALITGNIEPVDRHGWQMMIIDMDQVPAEKIDRESWKPLGMKASGSYTVDFTGYQLKNQELLANPGQYLMQPYFNGGAIRFAAVQMGGAEAIAEQTLNYLKELGRTEDPFQKIRLANIFAQIETGNLWLEKAGKNYDAWVKNPAMAESLIAYANLTRVVIEEICLSIIPESNRCVGARGLMHPYELERLHRDLTFYLRQPAPDATRIKIAEYFINK from the coding sequence ATGACAGAAGCCACAATCGCTCAACCCAAAAATATAACGGAAAAAATTGCACTAGCTTTAAAGAAGATAAGTGCAAATGCTACGCTTTCAGATGATCCGCAGGTTGCAGCAGAACAGGAAATAAATTGGCTTAGAGAAGCAGGCGCATTAGAAATGGTATTGCCAAATGGAGACTTGGATTTCTGCGAAGAAAATACACCGCAACTACTTCAACACCTAAAAGATGTTGGAAAAGCCAACCTTTCCATTGGGAGAATTTATGAAGGTCATATTAACGCTTTGTATTTAATTCATCTTTACGCAAGTGAGATTCAGAAAGAAAAATGGTACAATGAAGTAAGAAAAGGATGTTTATTCGGCATCTGGAATACGCAGGCAAATAATGGAATACAGGTTATTTCGAATCTCGATTCAATGGAAATAATGGGTGCTAAAACCTTTTGTTCTGGAGCGGCGATGGTGAAATATGCCCTCATTACTGGTAATATAGAACCGGTTGATAGACATGGTTGGCAAATGATGATCATTGATATGGATCAAGTTCCAGCAGAAAAAATTGACCGTGAATCTTGGAAACCATTAGGCATGAAAGCTTCAGGTAGTTATACTGTTGATTTTACAGGTTATCAACTTAAAAATCAAGAGTTACTGGCTAATCCTGGTCAATATTTGATGCAGCCATACTTTAATGGAGGCGCCATTCGTTTTGCTGCTGTGCAAATGGGTGGAGCAGAAGCGATTGCCGAACAAACTTTAAATTACCTTAAAGAACTGGGCAGAACCGAAGATCCATTTCAAAAGATAAGATTGGCAAATATTTTTGCTCAAATTGAAACAGGTAATTTATGGTTAGAGAAAGCAGGAAAAAATTATGATGCTTGGGTTAAAAATCCAGCTATGGCTGAAAGCCTAATTGCTTATGCTAATTTGACCCGAGTCGTTATTGAAGAGATTTGCCTTTCAATAATTCCAGAAAGTAATCGCTGCGTAGGCGCACGTGGCTTAATGCATCCTTACGAGCTTGAAAGATTACATAGAGATTTAACTTTTTACCTACGCCAACCAGCGCCGGATGCAACAAGAATAAAAATTGCAGAATACTTTATAAATAAATAA